In the genome of Massilibacterium senegalense, the window AATTTTATTGCTAAAATACACGAAAAAATCTTTTTCTAATCATTGACGCACCTGCTTTACCACGTGGTTGGTTCGTTCACTAATAAATCTTTTTGCATATCGATAATCAACAAACATTTTTCTATTAAACCATCTTTCCTTTTTTCAAAAGATGCGTATCCTTCATTATACCAAAAAAAATTCTTTATAGAAATTTCTCTTTTTAGTAATATGTATCAAATTGTTCTCGATTTTGTTATTACAACAATATTCCCATTACTCTATCTTTATATTTTTTCTGTATTCTAGGATTTAATTTGCATTCCTAGCCTTTTTACCCTAATACAAAGGGCTTGATTATAGATGAATTAGTTTTGACAATTCTCCTATTACTGATGAGTAACCGTATAAACTGAGAAATCTCCCTATTTCCCCACAATAGATGGACGGATTTTTTGACAAAATATTCTGACATACAAATAGACTTTTTGAATATGTGCTACCCCATTACTTCTATTTCGATCCATATAAAAGGTTATATTACTTCTCCCATTGTCCCATCAATCATACCTTGCTTCACTCTCTCACTATTACTTCGGTGCCTTCTCACGCCAATGATTCTCTCTTTTTTCATTTAAAAAGAAATATGTCTTTAGTTTGATTTTATCTCTTCTAATCCACTCGTAGATTTTAGCACAACATTTATTCTTTTGAATAAACTACTAGTTGTTAAAATATGAGTACGAAATCCTCTCGTTTTTCTAGTTCCTTTTCATCTTTCAACGTACTTTCATATGTGTTCAACCACACCTAATTCCCCTGCGTAATAAATCTCTATCTCTCGTTTCCCCCTTATACTTATACGTACTCTTTATCCATACAAAAAAATGTTAATATTCGATAAAATGGATTTTGTGATTGGATGAGAAAGTAATGAAGTTTAAATACATCTAATGTTAATGTTCAACCATCATAAACCCCTATGATGGAACCATCCGCATACTCGTTTAAATACATCTAAAATTCCCCTTGTCCAAAGATAATCCCTTTATAAATTTGATACTACGTCAAGAAAATAGACACAGATTTTTCTACCGCGCTTACGCTTGGTGGCCTTGATAAAATCAAGCTGTGAAATTTCTATACATTCGCTCAAATTCATTCGGCGTACAATACCCCAACGTTGAATGAATACGCTTTGAGTTGTAGAAGAACTCGATGTATTCGAACAACGATTTCTTCGCTTCTTCTCTTGTTTTAAATTTCGTTTGATAAACCAGTTCACGTTTAAGAATACCGTGAAAGGATTCCATACAAGCGTTGTCGTAACAGTTTCCTTTTCGGCTCATGCTACCGATCATCTGGTACTTATTTAATAGATTCTGATATTCCTTAGAGGCATATTGAACACCTCTATCGGAGTGGTGCATAACACCTTTCCCTGGATTCTGACGCTTGTAAGCCATCGTTAAAGCAGAGATCACCAATTCTTTTGTCATCGTCTTATCCATGGCCCAGCCAACGATCTTACGTGAGTATAAATCCATCACGCTCGCCAAATACAACCAGCCCTCATTGGTCGGAATATACGTGATATCCGTTACCCAAAGCTGATTTGGTTTGCTAGCTTTAAATTGTCGATCTAAGATATTTTCACTTACTGGATGTTTATGTTTTGAGTTAGTCGTAGCCTTATATTTTTTGACTGTACAAGACTTCCAATCATTCTTTGTCATAATACGTGAAACGGTTCGCTCGCTTCCTTTGACACCACGTTTATTCAGCATTTTAGCGATTTTTACACTCCCATAACGCTGGTTGAATTCTAGGTGGGTCTTTAAAATCTCTTGTGATAATTTCTCATGTTGTTTCTGTCGGTCACTTTTTGGTCGATTTAACCATTTGAAGTAACCACTTTTGGAAACTCCCAGGACTTTGCACATCTTCTCCACTCGGAATTGGGAGCTATTTGTATGAATGAATTCATACTTTACCGAGGGCTTTTCGCGAAGTAGTGCATCGCCTTTTTTAGGATTTCATTCTCCTCCTTAAGATCACGAATTTCCTTCTGTAGAGCCTTTAACTCAGCCTCTGCCGAAGAGAAAGTTTGAACTGCTTTAATCTCTGGTTGTTGACCATACTTTTTGATCCAGTTGTGTACAGTATTTTCATTTACCCCCATTTCTCTAGCCACTTGAGCTACAGACTTATGATTTTCACTGATGTACTTTACTGTTTCAATTTTAAATGTCTCATCGTATCGTTTACCTCTTGCTATACAGACACACCTCGTTATAGTTGATATATTTATTATAACAATCTGTGTCTACTTTTTAGTCTAGCATCATAAATGATACAATTAGATCAAAAGATGAAGTGCAAGTGAAATATTTATGAGTCATTCGATATTAAGAGTAGAGCGTATAAAAACAAATTCAGATGTCACAGGTATACAAAAACATGTTCAGCGTGAAACGAAAAATTACGCTAATAAAGACATAGATAAATCAAAGAGAGATTAAAAAATGGTTACACTGGTAAAAGAAAAATCAGAAGTGATGCAATAAAATTAGTTGATGGAATTATTACAAGTGACAATAAATTCTTTGATGAGCTAAACGAATTAGAACAAAAAGATTTATTTGAACATGGACTTGAATTTGTTAAACAAGAATTTGGTAAAGAAAATATCGTGTATGCGACTGTTCATCTTGATGAAAAAACTCCTCATATACACTTTGGTTTTGTTCCACTGACAGAAGATGGTCGTCTATCTGCAAAAGAAGTGATTGGAAACAAAAAGCGCTTATCATCTTTACAAGACAAATTTAACGACTACTTGAATGAGCGTGATTATAATTTGCAGCGTGGAGAGTCGTCTCTTGTGTCAAAACGTAAGCATTTAGAGACAAACGAGTTTAAAAATCAAACTAAATATCATGAAAAAGAGCTTGAATCTGTTAAAAGCGATTTAAAGCGTGAACTTGAACGTTTAAATAAAATTGAAAAGCGTCGTGAAATAAATAGAAGTATGGAAAGATAAAAAGTACTTAAAAAAGTGTTTTTTATCTTTTTTTGGAAGAAATTAGGTTGGATAAGAAGGATGCTACGACACGTTAAGATGAAGCGAAGTACATTGATTTGTATTATTACTATAAAAAATATATAAACAATAGTGAAATAATAATTGATTGAATTAAGGTAATTAAAAAAAATTTTTTCATATTAATTTTATTGGAATTAACAATGATTTTTTGTCCAATAAAATTAAAAATTAGCATTATAAGAAGTGTAAAAATAAATGTTTGTAGTTCTTCTATCATTTGAATTATCCACCCTTTTTAGAAAAAATAGTTTTAATATTTAAAATATTGTGTTACTGTTGATAATACATATTAACATAATATCCTATAAAATGGAGAAATTGAAAATGAAAAAGTTTTCTTTAAGTATTGTATTAGCTATTGTTGAAATTTTTTTCATTATTATCATTTGAGCCATTTAATTTAATCGCATCTACAGCTGAAAAAGAAGAAGTACAAGTATTAACATCTGAACAAATAAAAGAAATAAACGCAGTATTAGAAAAATTAAGAAATCAAGTAAATGATAGATTAGAACAAGTTGAAACGGATATAACTATATATGGTAATTTAAGTTTTCGGGATGAGCCTTTAACTATGTAAAGGAGTGAATAATAATGAAAATGTTAACTAATATCTTATTAATACTTTTAGTATTGATTGGTACTGGTTTACTTACAATGGGAAATAAGGTTGGAGTTATAATTAATCTTATTGCTTTGCTTTGTATGATTTTCTTTTTAAAGAAACGGAATTTAATAAAAAAAGAATCTTGATTGACACTCCCACAACACAAGCAATAATCCTATAACTATAAAAGCTAAAGTACTAACAAAAACTTATGCTTCAACTAAAATATCCGGTAGAAAAAGCGCAACTATACAAAATAATAGTTGATAAATACTGTATAACTAAAAAGAGATAACAATCTTATAAGAAATTAGATTATTAAACACAAAGCCTAAAGGCTAGGGGGGCTGCCATTAAGGCAGCCTTTTACCGTTCAAAGCCACTACCACGATTTCTATTTATTTTTTTCGTTAAATTTTGAAATTTATCATAAATATTAAGTTTTTTCATGAAATCAACTGCTTTATCTTTCCAAACATGTAAAAAGGTATTTTCTTTCTTTAATTTTTCGTTTTCATCAAAAAGCGACAAAATTCGTTCACTCTGTTTCTCATTCTTTTGATTCAAATTAATTATTATTTGTTCTTTTTCACTCAATTCTTTATGGAATTTTTGATTTACACGCATATCAACTTCTTGATTTTGTATTTTTACGAGATTATGCAGCCTTTTTATTTCTTCGTCCTTTCGTTTCATACTCCCATGTTGTTTTTTTAATAATTTGACAGCGTTTTTTTCCATTTCTATAATTTTTCCACTTGTTCCGGTTCAACTGTATGTAAAGGAGTAAGTGGTAGTTCTTTTAATTCTATTTTTGGAATGGGTGATTCCTCTTTTGCTATCACAATTGGCTGAATCGATTGTTTTTCTTCCTGGATAAATAAACGTTGTATTTTATCCCATTTTTCAAGCTCCACGTTGAATTTCATTTGGATTTCTTCTAATTCCTTTTTATGATATTCTGTTTCTTGTTTATAAACGTTCATTTCTTTGTGTTTTCGTTCTGTATCAATGGTAGTTTCCCCACGATCCATGTCATATCCTTTTTCATTTACAAAAGCATTGTATTTGTCTTGCAAGGCACTTAATTTCCTTTTGTTACCAAGGACCTCTTTTGCACTCAAACGTCCATCTTTCGTAAGAGGAACAAGACCAAAATGCATATGTGGTGTTTTCTCATCCAAATGAATCGTTGCATATAACAAATTTTCCTCTCCATACTCTTTTTTTATAAATTCAAGCGAATGTTCAAAAAATACTTTTATTTCGCTATCGCTCATATTTTCAAAGAATTTATCATTACTGGTAATGATCCCGTCCACATGGCGAATGGCATCTTGTCGTATTTTTCGTTTTCCTTTGTAGTCTTTTTCTAATCGATCTTTTATTTTTTCGTTAAAATCTATTTTTCCCTTTGTTAATGTTCAACACAACTTGTGTAGTGCCACCATCTACACTGTAAGCAAGTTTAAATACATCTAATGTTAATGTTCAACGTAAGGATAACTGGGTTTATTTGCACTTCTTTATCGAGTTTAAATACATCTAATGTTAATGTTCAACAAAGGAATCGAAATATCATTCCGAGTAAACTTCACTGTTTAAATACATCTAATGTTAATGTTCAACCTCGTTCAAACAAGACAAAGAAGGCAAGTGGCTAAAGTTTAAATACATCTAATGTTAATGTTCAACTTGGTTCACACACGTTTATCCACTTGCAGACTTTAGTTTAAATACATCTAATGTTAATGTTCAACAGCGGGATTTCCACCTGAACAACTCGATACAATCGCGTTTAAATACATCTAATGTTAATGTTCAACTTCGCACGTCACAGAAGAAGATGATCGCAAGGCAAGGTTTAAATACATCTAATGTTAATGTTCAACAAGAGATTAACAAAGAGACGAATCTCTCAAACACTGTTTAAATACATCTAATGTTAATGTTCAACGAAATTTCAGATTCCCAACCCTTTTGAATTGCGATGTTTAAATACATCTAATGTTAATGTTCAACGGAGGTGGATGCAATGGGAAGAAGGGCTGTTCCAATGTTTAAATACATCTAATGTTAATGTTCAACAATTCCACCAGCATTCGATGGCAGTCAGTCTTCAAGGTTTAAATACATCTAATGTTAATGTTCAACCGTGCCGTTTTTCAAACGTTCGCGCGACACATATTGTTTAAATACATCTAATGTTAATGTTCAACCCAAACTGTTATGCATATCCATGATGAGGTGGTGCTGTTTAAATACATCTAATGTTAATGTTCAACGAGCCGATTCCAGTCATAACTTCTGCTTTGACTGGGTTTAAATACATCTAATGTTAATGTTCAACACTTAAACAACGCTAATCCACGCCCGAATTTGATAAGTTTAAATACATCTAATGTTAATGTTCAACTGGATGGAGACTTGCTGGAAGGTGGTAAACTAGTAATGTTTAAATACATCTAATGTTAATGTTCAACTTAGAAACATCCACCGATTATTTACTAGGTTTAACGGAGTTTAAATACATCTAATGTTAATGTTCAACTTTGGTTGTTCCGATACTTCTTTTGCTTCTTCTTTTGTTTAAATACATCTAATGTTAATGTTCAACAATTCAGAGCCGAATCCAGAGCCGTTTAAATACATCTAATGTTAATGTTCAACTCCCGCACTTTTTCGGATTGCTTGTCCCACCAGTGAGTTTAAATACATCTAATGTTAATGTTCAACAAAAAACATTTAATACAAACAATTGCAGTTGACTACGGTTTAAATACATCTAATGTTAATGTTCAACCTCCGATAAATAAAGACTTCATATTTTTAGAATATCTCAAAAATATTATTATTTCAAGGTTTTTACTAATTTTCTCCAACCTAATCATTAAAAGTACATTTTTCGTATTTTTTTATAATAAACATTGATATAACAAGGTTTCAGCTTATGTTCTAATCATGTCCACTTGGAGAAAAGTAAATTGACTAAACTAATTGGAGGCAATGGGACATAATATTTTCTTTCTTATTTAAATAATAAAACCCCTATTTAAAAGTAGATAAAATATTTAATATCGTGTTAAACTTTTTCATAGATACCATCCTGTCTGCTTGCTATTGGAATTTTTATATCATGAAGATGTTTTTTTATCGTTTCATAAAAAATACGCAGAAATTTAAAATTAAATCATTTTTAAAAAAGGGGAACAACCATGAGTATTTTAACTGTCAGTCATTTAAGTCATGGCTTTGGCGATCGAACAATTTTTACAGATGTTTCTTTTCGTTTATTAAAAGGGGAACATATCGGTTTAATCGGCGCAAACGGCGAAGGTAAATCTACCTTTATGAATATTATTACGAGAAAATTACAACCTGATGAAGGAAAAATTGAATGGTCTAAAAAAGTTCGTGTTGGATATTTAGATCAACATTCCGTTTTAGAAAAAGGCATGATGATTCGGGATGTTTTAAAAGGTGCATTTCAATATTTATTTGATTTAGAACAAGAAATGAATGAAATGTATGAAAAAATGGGGGAAGCAACACCGGAACAATTAGAAGAAATGTTAGCCGATGTCGGAACGATTCAAGATTTATTAACGAATAATGATTTTTATACGATTGATGCAAAAGTGGAAGAAACTGCTCGTGGTTTGGGACTTGATGATATCGGTTTAGAACGGGACGTCCATGATTTAAGCGGTGGACAACGTACGAAAGTATTGCTAGCAAAATTGCTCCTTGAAAAACCAGATATTTTATTACTAGATGAACCGACCAACTATTTAGACGAGCAACATATCGAATGGTTAAAACGTTATTTACAAGAATACGAAAATGCCTTTATTTTAATCTCTCACGATATTCCGTTTTTAAACAGTGTCATTAATTTAATTTATCATATGGAAAATGGCGAATTAAATCGTTATGTAGGGGATTACGATGACTTTTTACGCGTGTATGAAATGAAAAAACAACAATTAGAGTCCGCCTACAAACGCCAACAACAAGAAATTGCCGAATTAAAAGATTTTGTTGCTCGTAACAAAGCGCGTGTCTCGACACGAAACATGGCAATGAGTAGACAAAAGAAACTTGATAAAATGGACGTAATTGAGCTAGCAAAAGAAAAGCCAAAACCAGTGTTTAACTTTAAAGGAGCTCGTACATCTGGAAAACTCATTTTTGAAACAAAAGATCTTGTCATTGGATATGATGAACCGTTATCCAAACCATTACAATTACGAATGGAACGTGGACAAAAAGTAGCGCTTGTTGGCGCTAACGGAATTGGAAAAACAACATTGCTACGAAGTATTTTAGGGGAAATTAAACCACTTAGCGGATTCGTCGAACGCGGCGAACATTTACACATCGGTTATTTTGAACAAGAAATAAAAACGGAAAATAACAACACGTGTATCGAAGAAATTTGGAATGAGTTCCCTAGTTTATCCCAATATGAAGTTCGCGCTGCCCTTGCAAAATGTGGATTAACAACGAAACATATCGAAAGCAAAGTATCTGTTTTGAGCGGTGGCGAAAAAGCAAAAGTCCGTTTTTGTAAACTAATCAACAACGAAACAAACGTACTCGTACTGGACGAACCAACCAACCACTTAGACGTAGATGCGAAAGATGAGTTAAAACGTGCGTTAAAGGAATATAAAGGAAGTATTTTATTTATTAGCCACGAACCAGATTTTTATCAAGACATTGCAACAGATATTTGGAATGTGGAGTCATGGACAACAAAAATATTTTAATGGAAGGCTCTGTTACATTTTAATATTGATGTCGCATAAGAACAAAGGGAAAACCATAATTGATAGGTTTTCCCTTTGTTCATACAGTATCGTTTTAGTTCAAGAAAGTTTGTTCTTTTCTATCTTTGTTATATAAATCCATTTTTTCTTTCAAACTGTCACTTTTACCTATGCCCCGCCATTCAACAATCATATAAATAGTACTTACTTCATTTAATGTAATAGGGTTTTTATTTTTATCCAAATATGGTCCACCTTCGATTGCTCCAGTTGTTTCCTCTGCAATATCAATTCTGTCACCAGATGCTGAACCAGCATGCACCACTATATCTTCACCATTAATAACGGCGTGGGTTTCGAAATGAAAAGCGTCTACAATATATTCATTTTCATTTTTCATATATAATGTTCCATTACCAGCTAGAAAGTTTTCTAGTGTTATCACAACTTCATAATCGGTTAATTTCCAAGTTTCACCTTCTCCCATCAACGATAAATAGTAATGATTTATAACTAACTTCTCATTACCGTTACATCCTGATAATAAAAGAATAAATAAGACTAAACTGAATAATGGACGGAATTTTCTTTTAGTTAGAAGCACAATGTCCTCCTTACTTTCAGACTTTCCTTATAAATATACCATATTATTCTTCTATTGAACTGTCCTGGTAGATAGTTACAAATTATTTCACAAACTGCCTTACCTATCCGTCACTTCAAATACTATTGAACATATCCATCTATGTCGCCTTTTTTCTTACTTTCTAAACTTTAGGCTCTTCTCCCTCCACAGATAAATGATTAAAAGAGAACCAATGATGACACACAAAGACTTGAATTCCGAAAGTAGATTGCCACCATCATAAATTAAACAAAAATAACTATTCACGTCATATATTGCTGGCAATATCCTACCGATCTCTTGATAAAATATTAATATTTACCTTTAACTTAATTTAAAAAGATAGCAAACAAATTTCTGTTTGCTATCTTTTTTGCTCATCTCTTTTATGTAATAACAGTAGCAACAACAATCCTACGATTCCAAACAAACCACCAATCCACGGTTCAGTCGTAACCGGTAATTGTAATAAAACCGCTCCACCAACAAGTGAACCAAGTGCAATCCCAATATTTAAAGCTGACATGTTTAAACTTAGGGCTAAATCTGCAGATTGTGGTGCAGCTTTAATTAAGTAATATTGAATCGGAGAAGATGTTCCCCAAATAGTTAAACTCCAAATGAACGAAACAAAGATAATCCATGTAAAAGAATGAAGGACAAACGGTAAACTAAATAAAGATACGATAAACAAGATTACCATCATGGCTAACGTTTTTTGAACGCCAATTCGATCCGTTAAAATACCTCCTACACTCGTTCCAATCGTTCCTGCAATTCCAAAAATAAATAAAAATAAACTTACTGTACTTGCTGTATATCCTGATGTCGTTAATAAAGGGCTAATGTACGCATATACGACATAATGACCAGATAACAATAACATTCCAAGTAACAAAATCTTCACAACGAATGGATTTTTTAATACGCTAATTCGTTCTTTCATCGGTACTTGTTCTTGAGGAGAAAGTTTCGGTAAGGTAAGTAAAATACTAATAAAACAAACGATACTTAACAGGACAATCGCGATAAACGTCGCTCGCCATCCAAAACGAATTCCAAGCATTGTCCCAATTGGCACCCCAAACACATTCGCTGCACTAAATCCAGAATACACAAAACCTAACATTTTCCCGCGCGATTTCTCCGGTACTAAACGAGCAGTAATCGTTAACGCGACAATTTCGAATACTGCAGCACTTAATGCCACGATGATTCGCGAAAGCATTAATACTGCGTAGGAAGAACTAAACGCTGCAATGAAGTTACCAAAAATAAAAATAGTGAGAGAAACAAGTAACAATCGTTTTTGCTCTATTTTTGCAGTAAACGTTAATAAAATAGGACCACCGATTGCGGCGACAAGCGCATAAACAGTAATTAATTGCCCAACGGACGATAACGATACATCCAAGTCGCGGCCGATAAGTTCTAATATTCCCGCAATAATTAACTCTACTGTTCCTACGACAAATGTACTTAACATAAGCGTAAATAAAATACTTTTTTTCATCGTTTTCTCACCCACTTTCTTTCTGACATAAAAACATCACCAAACAAAAAGGAAGTGGTGAAATGGCCATTCATATTTTACCATATTCCTACTCTTCGTTCGTCTTTTTTACAAAACGTTACTATATTATCTTTCATTTTTGTTCACCCTACGTAATGGAGGTGATATAAATGACGAAAAAAGAGAAACAAGCTAAAAAAGGAATCATTACTACAGAATTTGTCGATTTCCATTCTCCTAATTCAAATCCTGCTAACTCAGGTAATTCTGTTAATGTCCATCGCATGATAGAAGATGCAAATATTTATTTGGCAGAAAAAGAACTCGGGCAACAAAATGAAAATAACGGATAATTTTAGTCCTCCTAACATTTTAAAAATGTTAGGGGGTTTTTCTTTACTTTATTTACTTACTTTTATATAGTGAATATAAATAATATATTAGGTGGTGATAAGATGAACATTACCGTTTATCCACGTTCCATGCAAGGTGTTGGGAATTTTAACGACGGACAAATTATCGAATATAAACCAATTGCTTTTCCACGAGAAACAACAGCTATCCCACGACTTGGGCCTTTATTTTACTGGGCTTGGGCCGAAACGAAAATAACGTCTAAAATACCGCTCCATCCACACCGTGCATTTGAAATTTTATCGTATGGGTTGAAAGGGAAAGTAGAACATTATGACACCGCAGGGCATCAAACATTTATGCAAGAAGGCGATGCCCAACTAATCAAAGCGGGTTCTGGTATTTCACATAGTGAAACACTCTTTGCACCACATACAGAAATGTTTCAAATTTGGTTTGAACCGAATCTTTCTGAAACCATTACTCATCACCCATTTTATGCACAGTATAATAACGAAGACTTTCCTGTTAAACAAGAGGACGAATCAACGATTAAAACAATTATCGGGGAACATAGTTCGATTGAATTAGAAACAGATGTTCAAATGTATGATATTACGACAACTAATAGTTTTGACTATGTGTATAAAGAAAACCGTCAATTAGCGATAATGGTCATTGAAGGTAACGGGGTCATTAATGGAAATGACGTACGTGCTACTGATTTTGTCGTGATTACAGAACTAAATGAAAAAATACACTTTACAACAAATGATGCATTACGCGTTGTTGTGATTGACGTGCCAATCGAAACAGATTATCCTTTGTATCATAAAGTATATGAAGCCAATCCGTAAAATTAGATAGAATAACGTAGCCAACATTATCGTTAGGCTACGTTTTTTTCGTTTTAATATATACAATTGGTCCCAAAAATGTACATGTAAATAAAATGTATAGACCAAGACTTTGGAAAATAAGCAAGAGATTGTAATTCCCGATACCAATAACAAAATAATAAATCAGTAAAACAGTTGTCCAAATGATACTTTTTCGGAGCGCATCAGATAGATCCTTTACTTTACGAAATTTAGCAAGAAAAAATGTAACAATAAATGCAGGAAAGACGGTCAGTAGGAACTCCCTATTTAACACAAATGCATACCTTTCTGGCGTTAATTCCTGTCTTTCACCAAATGGTAATGTTACGATAAATTCACAAATAGTAACTGTCATTACCACCAAAATCCCAAATAAACTTTCTTTTATAATAGACTTCATGTACGCTGTCCACCTTATTACCATTCAATATACTCAGGGTACTCGTCATCTTTTAACCTTACTTCACTAACTAGACATTGATTGTAACGAGCAAACGTTATAATATCTTCTTTCATTTTGCCATATTCCGAAGATGGTTCTACAATATGTTTTAAGTAGGCAGACAAATGTTTCAATCTTTTTTCGGGTGAAAAAGATAAATATTTTATCGTTTTTCGATCTAAGTTTTGTGTAACATATCTTGTACACTTTAAATGTCGACTAGTCAATAAATTCATTATTGTCGCATAAGAATGAGGAGAAATAACTTCTGCAAGAGTCTCCATAATGACTGTTTGAAATTGCCGAGTTTGAGCAATCGTCTTATCGTATACCACTTTTGACGACAACATAAAGTTATCATCATTTTTAGACAATTCCTTCGCGCGAAGTAAAACAAAATCATTTAATGCCATCACCACAAACACCGCTTCCGTCCAAACTGTCGGAAAACCGTAATACACATTTTTCTCTGATATAATCATACTATGCCACTTCATCTTATCCTCATCCATATGATTATCGACTAACTCTACTTCCCGCGAAGCCATAAACGCATGTCGAATATCATACAAACACCTAACACCCGCAGCGCAACAGGATAATAGATAAAATCTTCTTCTCTTCCCTCGCCAACAACATCATGTAACGCCTCATACAATGTATATAGATCTTCATAATCACCCATCACATAAACACCTGCATGATTTGGTGTACTTTTCGCTTTTAACAAGTGACTTAAATAAAAAGCTTCTTTTTTAGTAATTAATTTTACTATCTCAAAAAGGAGTGAATGGTAAAGGTATTTTTATACTCACTATATTTCATATCAAATCAGTATACCAACGAAAAATAGGAACTTTTTTACTTAATTGTAACTTCCCTATTATGGACTCATGATAGCGTAATCCTGTGCATTTTATCTTTCTGTTTATCAATTTATTTTTGCTAATCGAGCGTGTTGATTATCTAATTTATTCCAATATAGTAGTATAAAAAAAGAGATTCCCATGTAAAGCGTAAGTACCAAACAAACATTTACGCTTAGGAGGAATCTCTCTTGAACAAGAATAACACGATACTTTGGCTGATTCGAAACTTTCTTTCTGAAGATGAACTACCAA includes:
- a CDS encoding IS3 family transposase (programmed frameshift) produces the protein MARGKRYDETFKIETVKYISENHKSVAQVAREMGVNENTVHNWIKKYGQQPEIKAVQTFSSAEAELKALQKEIRDLKEENEILKKGDALLREKPSVKYEFIHTNSSQFRVEKMCKVLGVSKSGYFKWLNRPKSDRQKQHEKLSQEILKTHLEFNQRYGSVKIAKMLNKRGVKGSERTVSRIMTKNDWKSCTVKKYKATTNSKHKHPVSENILDRQFKASKPNQLWVTDITYIPTNEGWLYLASVMDLYSRKIVGWAMDKTMTKELVISALTMAYKRQNPGKGVMHHSDRGVQYASKEYQNLLNKYQMIGSMSRKGNCYDNACMESFHGILKRELVYQTKFKTREEAKKSLFEYIEFFYNSKRIHSTLGYCTPNEFERMYRNFTA
- the mobV gene encoding MobV family relaxase; this encodes MDFNEKIKDRLEKDYKGKRKIRQDAIRHVDGIITSNDKFFENMSDSEIKVFFEHSLEFIKKEYGEENLLYATIHLDEKTPHMHFGLVPLTKDGRLSAKEVLGNKRKLSALQDKYNAFVNEKGYDMDRGETTIDTERKHKEMNVYKQETEYHKKELEEIQMKFNVELEKWDKIQRLFIQEEKQSIQPIVIAKEESPIPKIELKELPLTPLHTVEPEQVEKL
- a CDS encoding ABC-F family ATP-binding cassette domain-containing protein — translated: MSILTVSHLSHGFGDRTIFTDVSFRLLKGEHIGLIGANGEGKSTFMNIITRKLQPDEGKIEWSKKVRVGYLDQHSVLEKGMMIRDVLKGAFQYLFDLEQEMNEMYEKMGEATPEQLEEMLADVGTIQDLLTNNDFYTIDAKVEETARGLGLDDIGLERDVHDLSGGQRTKVLLAKLLLEKPDILLLDEPTNYLDEQHIEWLKRYLQEYENAFILISHDIPFLNSVINLIYHMENGELNRYVGDYDDFLRVYEMKKQQLESAYKRQQQEIAELKDFVARNKARVSTRNMAMSRQKKLDKMDVIELAKEKPKPVFNFKGARTSGKLIFETKDLVIGYDEPLSKPLQLRMERGQKVALVGANGIGKTTLLRSILGEIKPLSGFVERGEHLHIGYFEQEIKTENNNTCIEEIWNEFPSLSQYEVRAALAKCGLTTKHIESKVSVLSGGEKAKVRFCKLINNETNVLVLDEPTNHLDVDAKDELKRALKEYKGSILFISHEPDFYQDIATDIWNVESWTTKIF
- a CDS encoding MFS transporter; the encoded protein is MKKSILFTLMLSTFVVGTVELIIAGILELIGRDLDVSLSSVGQLITVYALVAAIGGPILLTFTAKIEQKRLLLVSLTIFIFGNFIAAFSSSYAVLMLSRIIVALSAAVFEIVALTITARLVPEKSRGKMLGFVYSGFSAANVFGVPIGTMLGIRFGWRATFIAIVLLSIVCFISILLTLPKLSPQEQVPMKERISVLKNPFVVKILLLGMLLLSGHYVVYAYISPLLTTSGYTASTVSLFLFIFGIAGTIGTSVGGILTDRIGVQKTLAMMVILFIVSLFSLPFVLHSFTWIIFVSFIWSLTIWGTSSPIQYYLIKAAPQSADLALSLNMSALNIGIALGSLVGGAVLLQLPVTTEPWIGGLFGIVGLLLLLLLHKRDEQKR
- a CDS encoding pirin family protein; the protein is MNITVYPRSMQGVGNFNDGQIIEYKPIAFPRETTAIPRLGPLFYWAWAETKITSKIPLHPHRAFEILSYGLKGKVEHYDTAGHQTFMQEGDAQLIKAGSGISHSETLFAPHTEMFQIWFEPNLSETITHHPFYAQYNNEDFPVKQEDESTIKTIIGEHSSIELETDVQMYDITTTNSFDYVYKENRQLAIMVIEGNGVINGNDVRATDFVVITELNEKIHFTTNDALRVVVIDVPIETDYPLYHKVYEANP